One stretch of Juglans microcarpa x Juglans regia isolate MS1-56 chromosome 3D, Jm3101_v1.0, whole genome shotgun sequence DNA includes these proteins:
- the LOC121256410 gene encoding protein DOWNY MILDEW RESISTANCE 6-like: MDQMQPFLMANSTIPLSLTSKFILPEDKRPQLAQISSLASVPVIDLNDNGSKNGHDLLVQKISQACEEYGFFQIINHGVPQEVCDRMMTAITDFFELPSQERAEFVTEDHTKQVKVFHYKVKVEGQEKVSMWSETFSHPWHRVEDSAHLLPKNPPKYREAFGEYANEVGTLITRLSSLISVALGLEKDFLQKKLGDPPALRTQANYYPPCPNPDLTLGLTIHTDPQALTVLQQSAGVTGLQVLKDGEWVAVDPIPNAFVVNLGDQMQVLSNGRFKSVHHRAVTNKTQLRVSFAMFYEPNPETVIGPIEDLIDEVENPPIYGSYRYAEFVQEFYRQEGTRRMVKEVFQLTK; this comes from the exons ATGGATCAGATGCAACCCTTTCTAATGGCTAATTCAACCATACCTCTTTCACTGACCTCAAAGTTCATCCTCCCAGAGGACAAAAGACCACAACTTGCACAGATATCCTCCCTGGCCTCGGTTCCTGTCATTGACTTGAATGATAATGGCAGCAAAAATGGTCATGATCTCTTAGTTCAGAAGATATCACAGGCTTGTGAGGAATACGGCTTCTTTCAAATCATCAACCATGGTGTCCCTCAAGAAGTATGTGACAGAATGATGACTGCCATAACCGACTTCTTTGAATTGCCTTCTCAAGAAAGAGCAGAATTTGTCACGGAAGATCATACCAAGCAGGTAAAAGTTTTCCATTATAAAGTCAAGGTTGAAGGCCAGGAGAAAGTTTCAATGTGGAGTGAAACCTTCTCTCATCCTTGGCATCGGGTAGAGGATTCAGCCCATCTCTTGCCAAAAAACCCACCAAAATACCG TGAGGCTTTTGGTGAATATGCAAACGAGGTTGGTACCTTGATTACTAGGCTTTCCAGCTTGATTTCCGTAGCGCTTGGGTTGGAAAAAGATTTCTTGCAAAAAAAACTGGGGGACCCGCCTGCACTAAGAACACAAGCTAATTATTATCCACCATGTCCCAACCCTGATCTTACATTGGGTCTGACTATTCACACAGATCCCCAAGCGCTCACGGTGCTCCAACAATCAGCAGGAGTGACTGGCCTCCAAGTCTTAAAAGATGGGGAATGGGTAGCAGTTGACCCCATTCCAAATGCATTTGTCGTCAATCTGGGCGATCAGATGCAG GTTCTGAGCAATGGGAGATTTAAGAGTGTGCACCACAGGGCTGTAACCAACAAAACACAGCTACGAGTGTCTTTCGCAATGTTTTATGAGCCGAATCCGGAGACTGTGATTGGCCCAATTGAGGATTTGATCGACGAGGTGGAAAATCCTCCAATTTATGGCAGCTATCGTTATGCAGAGTTTGTCCAAGAATTCTACAGGCAAGAAGGAACAAGGCGGATGGTGAAGGAAGTCTTCCAGTTAACCAAATAG